One stretch of Scyliorhinus canicula chromosome 7, sScyCan1.1, whole genome shotgun sequence DNA includes these proteins:
- the slc32a1 gene encoding vesicular inhibitory amino acid transporter, producing the protein MATLIKNKLSNVATSVSNKSQAKVSGVFARLGFQAATDEEAVGFAQCDDLDYDHRQGLQMDILKSEEVAGEGETGAEGDSHYQREGNALPPSTPKDAEPCAELAAQDKPKITAWEAGWNVTNAIQGMFVLGLPYAILHGGYLGLFLIIFAAVVCCYTGKILIACLYEENEDGQLVRVRDSYVDIANACCAPRFPKLGGRVVNVAQIIELIMTCVLYVVVSGNLMYNSFPNLPISQKSWSIVATAVLLPCAFLRNLKAVSKFSLLCTLAHFVINVLVIAYCLSRARDWAWDKVKFYIDVKKFPISIGIIVFSYTSQIFLPSLEGNMKSPKEFHSMMNWTHIAACILKGLFALVAYLTWADETEEVITDNLPSTIRAVVNMFLVAKALLSYPLPFFAAVEVLEKSIFQEGRIAMFTNCYGMDGKLKSWGLALRCILVVLTLLMAMYIPHFALLMGLTGSLTGAGLCFLLPSLFHLKLLWRKLQWHHVFFDVSIFVIGSICSVSGLIHSVEGLIEAYDSNTSD; encoded by the exons ATGGCGACTCTCATCAAAAACAAGCTTTCAAACGTGGCCACTTCTGTCTCGAACAAATCTCAGGCTAAAGTTAGCGGCGTGTTCGCCAGGTTGGGCTTTCAGGCGGCGACCGACGAGGAAGCCGTTGGCTTCGCGCAGTGCGACGACCTGGACTATGACCATCGGCAGGGGCTGCAGATGGACATTTTGAAAAGCGAAGAGGTGgccggagagggagagacaggggctGAGGGAGACAGTCACTACCAGAGAGAAGGCAACGCGCTGCCCCCTTCAACCCCCAAAGACGCGGAGCCGTGCGCCGAGCTCGCCGCTCAGGACAAACCCAAAATCACTGCCTGGGAAGCGGGCTGGAATGTGACCAacgccatccag GGTATGTTCGTCCTGGGCTTGCCCTATGCCATCCTGCATGGAGGGTACCTCGGACTATTTTTAATCATTTTCGCTGCTGTTGTGTGTTGCTACACGGGGAAAATCCTGATCGCTTGCCTGTATGAGGAAAACGAAGACGGCCAACTGGTGAGAGTAAGAGACTCCTATGTAGACATTGCCAATGCCTGCTGCGCCCCTCGCTTCCCCAAGCTGGGCGGCAGGGTGGTGAATGTAGCCCAAATCATTGAGTTAATAATGACCTGCGTTTTGTACGTGGTTGTAAGCGGCAACCTGATGTATAACAGTTTCCCCAATCTGCCCATCTCTCAGAAATCGTGGTCCATTGTGGCCACCGCAGTGTTATTACCGTGCGCGTTTCTGAGAAATCTCAAAGCGGTGTCCAAGTTTAGCTTGCTCTGCACTCTGGCACATTTTGTTATTAACGTTTTAGTGATCGCCTACTGTCTGTCTCGAGCCCGCGATTGGGCCTGGGATAAAGTCAAATTCTACATTGATGTCAAAAAATTCCCAATTTCCATCGGCATTATCGTTTTCAGCTACACCTCACAGATCTTCCTGCCATCGCTAGAGGGCAACATGAAAAGCCCCAAAGAATTCCACAGTATGATGAACTGGACTCATATAGCGGCGTGTATACTAAAGGGACTGTTTGCCTTGGTCGCTTATTTGACCTGGGCAGATGAGACAGAAGAGGTAATTACAGACAATCTCCCCTCGACTATCAGGGCAGTGGTCAACATGTTCCTGGTGGCCAAAGCCTTGCTCTCCTACCCTCTCCCCTTCTTCGCAGCTGTAGAAGTCTTAGAGAAGTCCATTTTCCAAGAGGGGCGGATTGCAATGTTTACTAATTGCTATGGGATGGATGGTAAACTCAAATCATGGGGGTTAGCTTTACGGTGTATCCTCGTGGTCTTGACTTTGCTGATGGCCATGTATATCCCTCATTTTGCTCTGTTAATGGGGCTGACTGGGAGCCTCACGGGTGCTGGCCTCTGTTTTCTGCTCCCAAGCCTCTTCCACCTCAAACTTTTGTGGCGAAAACTGCAGTGGCATCATGTCTTTTTCGATGTCTCCATATTTGTCATAGGTTCTATCTGCAGCGTGTCCGGGCTCATCCATTCGGTAGAGGGACTAATTGAGGCTTACGACTCCAACACAAGCGACTGA